The DNA segment GCGGTGCGCGAGGACGAGGACGGCGCGCGGGCGCTGGGCATTGACCCGGCCCGCATGAAGTTGCTGGCCTTCATGCTCAGCGCCGCGCTGATGGCCTTGGGCGGCAGCCTGTATGCGCTATATCTGCAAGCCTTTGAGCCGCACACCATTCTGGAATTGCCCCTGAGCATTCAGATCGCGCTGCTGGCGATTATCGGCGGGCGCACCACCATCCAGGGACCGCTGATCGGGGCGCTGGTGCTAAGCATTTTCGGCGAGGTCTTCCGCAATGTGTTCAGCAACGCCAACCTGCTGATTTACGGCATCCTGATTCTGATGGTCACTCTGTTCGCTCCCAACGGCATCATGGGTCTGTTTCAGAAGGCTGGAAGCAAGCTGGGGACGGCGAGATGACGGCTCCTTCCCTGATCAAAACCTCTCAACAGCCCATTCATGCCCCTTCCGGCCCACCAATTCTGAAGGCCGAGAACATCACCGTGCGCTTCGGTGGCGTGGTGGCGGTCAAGGACATTTCATTGGCCGTGCGCCCCGGCGAAATCCTGGGCCTGATCGGGCCGAACGGGGCGGGGAAGACCACCCTTTTCAATGCATTGACTGGTTTTGTGCGGCCCACCAGTGGCCGCGTGCTGTACAACGGGCGCGACATCACCGCCCTTCAGCCGCAGGCCCGCGCCAAGATGGGCATGGCCCGCACTTTCCAGGTGGAGCGCCCTTTTGAAGACCTGAGTGTGCTGGAAAACGTGCTGGTGGCCGCCTTCCTGAAGTACAGGGGCAGTAAGGCCGAGGACCACGCCTACGCTGTTCTGGAGCGTGTGGGGCTGGCAGACCGCGCCACACAGCCCGCCTCGCAACTGAACCTCGCGCGCCGCCGCCGCCTGGAACTGGCAAAGGTGCTGGCGCTGGAGCCGAGGGTGCTGTTTTTAGATGAAAGCATCGCGGGCTTGAACCCGCCGGGGCAGCAGGAGATGGTGGCCCTGATCCGCACGCTGGCGCAGTCGGGCCTCGCCATTGTGATGGTGGAACACATCATGCACGTCATCATGAGCCTGTCGGATCACGTCATCTGCATGGCCTTTGGCGAGTTGCTGGCCGAGGGCGATCCGCATGCGGTGGCCGCGCACCCGGATGTGATTCGGGCGTATCTGGGGGACGACAGTGATTAGGTGGCGTGGTGCGCCGCGTCAAACGGTCAAACGGTCCAACCGTCAAACCGCCCGATCATTTGCGGTTAGACCTTTAGACGGTTTGACGGTTAGACAGCCGATTCCACGGCCCGGAGGCCACGTATGACCATCATTCAACCCCAACCCGCGCGTATCGGCTACGTTCCCGGCGAACGCGTGCTGGAGGCCGACAATCTGGAAGTCGCCTACGGTCAGGTACAGGTGGTCTTCGGCGTGTCTCTGCATGTGGACAAGGGCGAACTGGTGGGCCTTGTCGGTGGCAACGGCAGCGGCAAAAGTACCATTTTGCGCGTGCTGTCGGGGATGTTGAAGGCGCGGGCGGGAACGGCCACTTACAGAGGCCAGAACCTGAACGCCGTGCCGCCGCACCGCATCACCGACATGGGCGTGGCGCATGTGCCGATGGGCCGTCAGTTGTTTGGGCAGATGACCGTGGAGGAAAACCTGATCATGGGCGCGTACCTGCCGCGCACCAAGAAGAACCGCGCTGAGAACCTGCAAAAGGTTTATGACTTCTTCCCGCGCCTGACCGAGAAACGCCGTTCCCCCGCCGCCGCCCTGTCCGGGGGGGAACAGCAGATGGTGGCGATAGGCCGGGCCATCATGAGCGAACCCGAAGTCCTGTTGATGGACGAACCGTCGCTAGGACTGGCTCCGCTGGTGGTCTCGGAAGTGATGCGCGTGATCGGCAGCCTGCGCGAACTGGGCCTGACCGTGCTGCTGGTGGAACAGAACGTGCGGCAGGTTTTGAAAGTGACAGACCGGACCTATGTGCTGGAACTGGGCAACTTGGTGAAAGAGGGGCCGAGCAAGGAACTCATGGGGGACCCGGAGATCATCAAGGCGTATCTGGGCGTTTGAGAAAGCTGACCGGGGTGGAGGGGCGCGTTTGCCTCTTCACCCTATTTTGTGGGCCAGCGCCCCACGTTAGCCAGTTCGGCGGGGATTCCAGAGCGGCGGCTGATCGTGGCGGCCAGCCGAAGAATCAGGGGATGGGGAGGTGTGTTTTTCTCGGCCAATTCCACGGCGCGGCGCATGGCAGGCATGGGATCACGTATTACTCGCCCATGTCCCAGCGCCAGAAACTTCGCCGGAATATCCAGTAACTCCCGCGCGCTGCGAACCGTCCGGGCCAGATCCTCCGTGCCTATGGAGGGCAGCGGGAACATTGCGTTCACGACGCTGGCTACACGTAAACTGGGGATGCCCACAAAGGTATCGCCCGCGTACAGGGTGCCGTCGCGTTCATCGAAGAAGGCCAGATGCCCCGGCGAGTGTCCGGGGGTGTCCATCACGCGCAGGCTGCCCACGCTGTCGCCGCCGCGCAGCAGCCGGGTAGGCGCGGCGAGGACTCCATGGTGGGCCATCCCATCCGCGTCGTTTGCGCCTACCAGGATTTCCAGGTCAGGGAATGCTTTTTTCAGCGCGTCCATGCTGCCAATGTGATCTGGATGGGTGTGCGTCGTCACCACGCGCCGCAGCGTCCTGCTCGTGCGTTTCATCACCGCCAGAACATGCCGCTCAAGACCGGGAACACCTGCGTCGATCAGCGTAAAGCCGTCCGCTTCTGGCACCAGATACGAATTGATCACTCCAAACTGGGCGTGCTGCATGGGCGGCCTTGTGGCGTGAGGGGTCATCGGGTTCCTCCCTGAACGACGTTGAGAAGGGCGAGGCCAGGAAACGCGGCAGTGGGCAGCAGGCCAGAGGTGCTGATTTGATAATGCCAGATCATGCTCAGCATAAGCTCTGGGGGCGTGGAAAAAATCACCCGCAAACACTGGAGGCCAGCAGACTTTCATGGCTATCCGTGGGATGAACTTGGTTGCATTGCTCAGCGTGGCGGAAGTGGCGCACCCCACCCGTAACCCGCCTTCCTGAACCGCCCAGCCCCTCGCGCGTAAACTACGGGCATGAACCTCCGTCGCCAGACCGTCACCGTCAACGTGGGAGGCGTCCTGATCGGCAGCGCCCACCCGGTTGTGGTGCAGAGCATGACCAACACCGATACCGCCAACGCCGAGGCCACCGCCATTCAGGTGGCGCAACTGGCCCGCGCCGGCAGCGAACTGGTGCGCGTGACCGTCAACACCCGTGAGGCCGCCGCCGCCGTTCCCGAAGTTGTCGCCCGGCTGGAAGAGGTGGGCCTGAGCGTGCCCATCGTGGGCGATTTCCACTACAACGGCCATATTCTGCTGCGCGAGTTTCCCGAAACGGCCCGCCTGCTCGCCAAGTACCGCATCAATCCGGGCAACGTCGGGGCCGGGCAGCACCACGACGCCAACTTCGCCACCATGATTGATGTGGCGAAGGAATTTGATAAACCCGTTCGCATTGGCGTCAACTGGGGCAGCCTGGATCAACAGGTGCTGGCGCGGCTGATGGACGCCAACGCAGCGAAGGGCAGCCCGAAATCCGGCACCGACGTGATGATCGACGCGATGGTGGTCTCGGCCCTGGAAAGTGCCGCCTACGCCGAGGAACTGGGGCTGGCCCACGACAAGATTCTGATCTCGGTCAAGGTGTCCAGCGCGCCTGAGTTGTGGCAGGTCTACCGCCAACTGGCCGCCGAATGCGATTACCCCCTGCACCTGGGTCTGACCGAGGCAGGGATGGGCATGAAGGGGATCGTGTCCTCGTCGGTGGCCCTTGCGCCGCTGCTGAACGAGGGCATTGGCGACACCATTCGCGTCAGTCTGACCCCCGAACCCGGTGCCTCACGCAAGCTGGAGGTGGAGGTGGCGCAGCAGATTCTGCAAAGCCTGGGCATCCGCCAGTTCTCGCCGCAAGTGACCAGTTGCCCCGGCTGTGGGCGCACCACGTCCATCTTCTTTCAGGAACTGGCGCAGAAGATTCAGGATTACATCCGCGACACTATGCCCGACTGGAAGGAAAAATACCCGGGGGTAGAGGACATGCAGGTGGCCGTGATGGGCTGCATCGTCAACGGCCCCGGCGAGAGCAAGCACGCCAATATCGGCATCAGCCTGCCTGGCACCGGGGAAGATCCGCGCGCCCCGGTGTATCAGGACGGTAAGTTGCTGACCACGCTGAAAGGCCCCCGCATTGCCGAGGAATTTCAGGAATTGCTGGAGGCGTATGTGGAGCGGCGCTACGGGCATCAGGAAGTCGGTGCGTAGGTTCTGGCCGTTGGGCCTTGCCCCACTGCTGCTGGCTGGGTGTGTCGGGTTCCCGGAACGCATGCCAGACCTCTTTCTGATTCCGCAGGGGTACAGCGGCTGGGTGCGGGTGGAATACGAGGTCAAGGGTGCGCCCTCGCTGAAGCTGCTGGACGGTTACCGGGTTTCTCCGCTTGCCAGCAACGGTCTTTTTAAGACCTCCTCCGGTCAACCGCAGGGCTGGGCACAAGACGTCTATAAATTCGTGGATGCCAGGGGCAAATTCACGGACTTGCCGCAGACGGGCTGAGGCAAGGGCGGTCTGGTCTGGGGTGCGTCGGTCAACGGCGGCAAGGTGAGCGTGTCGTCCGCACGGGAAGGTCAGGAGGCCATCACCTGTAAGTTTCAGACCTCGCCCAGCCTGAAGTTCTTCGTGGGCACCGAGGCCCAGTTCAGGGGGTTGCCCGAGACAGGGAGCAGTCCTCTGATTCCAGCGGACCGGCTGGCGCAATCCTCGCCTTGGTGCCCCTGAAGCGGCGGTGGGCAGAATGTTCTGATTCTATTGACTTCCTTCCCCTCTGGGCCGACTCTCGTTAGACTTGAAGCATGGACATCTGGGGAACTGGCCCAATGGAAAACGAGACTGGCGCGGCCTTTGCCGATGAAGTGGTGCAGGACGGTGCGTTCGCCCTGGCCGAAGCCTTTGACGTGGCGCTGGACCCCGACACCGACTTTCTGGCGGCGGAGGAAGGCCACCGCACCCTGGCCGCCGCCGAGATCCTGGCCGCCGTGCTGGACGGCGAAACGGTGAACATCGTCAGCGCCCGCCTGAGAAGCTGGGTGCAGGAGGCAGACGCGCTGGACCTCGCCCCCCTGCGTGATGTGGCCCGCGACGCCGTGGAACGCGTTCTCGGGCCCGATAGCGAATTGCCGGACCAGTGGGCCGACAATGCTGACGCGGACGAGTGGTTGGGCAGCGTTCAAACCTTGCGGGCACGTCTGGAGTGACCTAAAAATGGACCGCAGGATTGCTCCGACGGTCCATCCTCAGATCAGCCGTCAGACCACCGCAGGCTCTACATATTCGCCGTACACGGTCTTCAACACGTCCATCTGCTCGCCCAGAGTGACGTAGGCGTGGGCGCACTCCAGGAAGGCGGGCATGGAGTTGGCCCCAGTCACCGCACTCTGGCGCAGGTCTTCAATAGCCGCGTCCACCCGTACCGGATCGCGTTCGCGCCGCACCCGCGCCAGCCGCGCTTCCTGCACGCGCTCCACCTCGGGGTCAATTAGTTGGATGGGCACTTGCACAGCGTCCTGCACGAAGTCGTTGACGCCCACGATGATGCGGCTCTTGGTTTCTACCTCGCGCTGGTAGCGGTAGGCGGCCTCGGCCATTTCCAACTGGAAGAAACCGTTGTCAATCCCCTCTTCCACGCCGCCCATCATGCGAATCTGCTCAATGTAACCCATCGCCGCACTCTCTATGTCGTCGGTCAGTTTTTCCACGTAGTAGCTGCCTGCCAGTGGGTCCACCACTCCGGCCACGCCCGTTTCGTAGGCGATGATCTGCTGGGTTCGCAGGGCAATCGTGGCCGCTTCCTCGGTGGGCAGGGCCAGCGCCTCGTCGAAGGCGTCGGTATGAAGGCTCTGCGTGCCACCCAGCACGGCGGCCAGCGCCTGGATCGCCACGCGGGCGATGTTGTTCAGGGGCTGCTGCGCGGGCAGGCTGACCCCGGCGGTCTGCGAGTGCGTCCGCAGCATCCACGACTTGGGATTCTTCGCGCCGTAACGGTCTCGCATCTGCCGCGCCCAGATTCGCCTCGCGGCCCGCAGCTTGGCAATCTCTTCAAAGAAATCGTTGTGGATGTCCCAGAAAAAGCTGATGCGCGGCGCGAATTCGTCAATGTCTAGCCCGCGCTCCAGCGCCTTTTCTACATAGTGGAAGCCGTCGGCCAGCGTGAACGCCAGCTCCTGCACCCCTGTCGCCCCGGCCTCGCGGATGTGGTAGCCGCTCACGGAAATAAAGTTCCATTTTGGCACCACTTTCGGACCCCATTCAAAGGTGTCAATCACCAGTTTCACGCTGGGCGCGGGTGGATAAATAAATTCCTTTTGGGCAATGAATTCCTTGAGAATGTCGTTCTGGATGGTCCCGCCGATCTTGTTGAGGTCCTTGCCCTGCTTCTGGGCGTTGGCGATGTACATGGCCCAGATGGCGTTGGCGGGGCTGTTGATGGTCATGGACGTGGTGACGGTTTCGGGGTCAATGCCGCCGAACAGAATTTCCATGTCGGCCAGCGAGCTGACGGCCACCCCGCACTTGCCCACCTCGCCGCGCGAAAAGTGGTGGTCCGAGTCGTAGCCCATCAGGGTGGGCAGGTCAAAAGCCGTGGAAAGGCCCGTCTGGCCGGCCTTCAGCAGCGCGTGGAAGCGCTCGTTGGTCTGCTCGGCGCTGCCGAAGCCTGCGAACATTCGCATGGTCCACAGCTTGCCCCGGTACACGCTGGGCTGCACGCCGCGCGTGTAGGGGAACTCGCCGGGGTAGCCCAGATCGCGCTCGGCGTCCCAGTCTTTCTGGTCATCCGCCGTGTAGATCGGCTCCGGGTCCATGTCGGACAGGTTGGTGAAGTTGTACTTGCGTTCGGGGAATTTCTGGCTGGCAGGGCTGTAGACGCTCTGCATCCACTCGTTTTTAGTCTTCATATCGTCCTCCGGTAGTCGTTGAGACTCGGGAAACTAACGCTCGTTAGGTTGGCCTATAGATTAGCAGAAGCGCGTGTAAGCCATGCGGCCCATGCCTCCACGGTTGCTTGTGATTTACGCTGGATTCAGTGATTTCTGAAGATCTGCCAACCCCCGCTGATCTGGCCCGCTTCTCTTTGGCTGCCCAGCACCCGCTGACGCTTGAATGGTGCTCAGAGGCTGAGCGGCTGGCGAATCTGGCCGAGGAACATGCCTTTGATCTTCAGCTTGCCACCGATCTAAAACTGGCGGGCAAGCGGGCCGAATTTATCAATGTGGGTCCGCCCGTAGAGGCTTATCTCAACCGCTGGGTCAGTGTTTCATCCGATCTGGACGCCATGCTCAGTATCCGCTTCAAGGGAATGGATGTGGGGAAGCCATTCGTGGATGTCAGCGTGACCTCGCGGCCTGTGACGGTGACTGATCTGCCTGCGCTGGTTGAGACAGCGGGACATGAATATGGCGGCTTCAACGCACCCCGAATCCGCATTTGGAGCGCCGCCGAAACGTTTTTCGATCTGCGTCCCGATCTGCGTGTGCTGGCCGCGCCGCTGGCTGAACTGGGTGGGGGAGAGGTGGCCCCCGGATTGAGCCTGAAGCCGACTGCCGATCTCTCCAGCTATGCCGACGCTCAGGCTGCCTACGCCGCCGTGGACGCTGCCCATCCGAAGCATCCCGGTCAGGCTGGCTTGCTGTGTGAGGAAGATTTGCAAGAGACGATTGACGCCGGAACGATGTTTGACGTGATCTGGCGGGGGCGGTGGAGCGGGTACGCGGGTACACTCGCTAAAACCAAAAATGGTCTGCCTGCCCAGTCGGTTCAGGAAATGCTGCTCGCCCCGCACGCACGCGGCCTCGGGTTTGGCTCCTCCCTATCCGTTTTGCTGGCCCGTCACCTGTCGGCAGACAGACGGGTGCTGAGCGGCACCATTCACGGCGAGAACCGGGGAGCTTTGGCAGCGGCGCGGCGGGCTGGGCGGCACAACATCGGCGGCTGGTGGTGGGTGCCGACGGTAAACTGAAGATGAGACCTCGCCTGCCAGTTTTGACGCACAATACGGGCCATGAGAACAATCAAACTCGGAAGCAGTGAGCTGGATGTGCCTGTCGTCGCCGTGGGCATGATGCGGATCAACACCATGAGCAAGCCGGAAGTGCAGACGCTGGTTGGCACCGCGATGGACGCGGGCGCAAACTTCTTTGACCACGCCGATATTTACGGCAAGGGAACCTGCGAGGAAATCTTCGCCGACGCCGTGGGCATGAGCAGTAGCGTGCGCGAAGGGATGATCCTGCAATCCAAGTGCGGCATTCGCCCCGGCATGTTTGACTTCTCCAAAGAACACATTTTGTCTTCGGTGGACGGCATCCTCAAGCGCCTGAACACCGATTATCTGGACATTCTCCTTCTGCACCGTCCCGACGCTCTGGTGGAGCCGGAGGAAGTCGCCGCCGCCTTTGACCAGTTAGAGCAGGAGGGCAAGGTGCGGCATTTCGGGGTGTCCAACCAGCAGCCGCGCCAGATTGAATTGCTGAGGAAATATGTGCGTCAGCCTTTAGTTGCCAATCAACTGCAACTGAGCATCACCAACGCCACGATGATCACGCAGGGCTTCAACGTCAACATGGAAAACGACGAGGCGGTCAACCGCGACGGCGGCATTCTGGATTACTGCCGCCTGAACGACATCACCATCCAGCCGTGGTCCCCCTTCCAGTTCGGCTTTTTTGAGGGCGTCTTCTTGGACAACCCTAAATTCCCCGAATTGAACGCTAAAATTGACGAGATTGCCGCCAAATACGGCGTCAGTAACACCACCATTGCCATTGCCTGGATTCTGCGTCATCCGGCCAAGATGCAGCCTGTGACGGGGACCACCAATCCACAGCGTCTCGCAGACTGCATCAAGGCGGCGGACATTCACCTGACCCGCGAGGAATGGTACGAGATTTTGCTGGCGGCGGGAAATACGCTGCCCTGAACACAGTGACTTGAAGAACGCCGCCGAGAAGCTGAATCCCGGCGGCGTCTCTGTGTGGGCTGGCTTCAGTCCGCCGCGCCCGCCACTTCCCTGGCGACTGCTTCGGCAGCGGCTGGCACGCCATCGCGCACGTCTTTGTGAATCCCAAAATCATCTGCGATCAGGCGGGCCGTCATCTTGGCCGACATCATGACGCTGGGGGTGCCACCGCCAGGCTGTGCGCCTGCGCCCACCATGTACATATTTCCAATGTCCTCGCTGCGGTTATGCGGGCGGAAATACGCGCTCTGAATCAGCACCGGTTCGGGACCAAAAGCGTTGCCCAGGTAGCTGTCCAGCGTTCCTTCAAAATAATCTGGAGTGATGTACTCGCTGTGCGTCAAGCGCTCGCGCAGATTGGGGATGTAGCCGCGTTCCTCCAGGAAGGTGTAAACCCGGTCCACCAGCTTCGGCCCCTCCACCGCCCAGTCCAGACCGCTGGCGTTGTGCGGCACGGGAACGAGGGTGTAAGCGGCGTGGTGCCCGGCGGGGGCGAGGCTGGAATCGGTCAGCGTCGGCACATGCAGGTACTGGCTGAAATCTTTGCTCATCACCTTCTGCCCGAAGATCTCGGTCAGCAGTTCTTCGTAGCGCGGTCCCAGGATGATGTTGTGGTGGCGCAGGTCCAGCGGGCGGGCGGGATCGTCGCGGAAGCCGAAGTAGATCACCAGCAGGCTCATGCTCTGGCGGGCGGCCTTGACGCGCA comes from the Deinococcus sp. AJ005 genome and includes:
- a CDS encoding aldo/keto reductase family oxidoreductase produces the protein MRTIKLGSSELDVPVVAVGMMRINTMSKPEVQTLVGTAMDAGANFFDHADIYGKGTCEEIFADAVGMSSSVREGMILQSKCGIRPGMFDFSKEHILSSVDGILKRLNTDYLDILLLHRPDALVEPEEVAAAFDQLEQEGKVRHFGVSNQQPRQIELLRKYVRQPLVANQLQLSITNATMITQGFNVNMENDEAVNRDGGILDYCRLNDITIQPWSPFQFGFFEGVFLDNPKFPELNAKIDEIAAKYGVSNTTIAIAWILRHPAKMQPVTGTTNPQRLADCIKAADIHLTREEWYEILLAAGNTLP
- the ispG gene encoding flavodoxin-dependent (E)-4-hydroxy-3-methylbut-2-enyl-diphosphate synthase, encoding MNLRRQTVTVNVGGVLIGSAHPVVVQSMTNTDTANAEATAIQVAQLARAGSELVRVTVNTREAAAAVPEVVARLEEVGLSVPIVGDFHYNGHILLREFPETARLLAKYRINPGNVGAGQHHDANFATMIDVAKEFDKPVRIGVNWGSLDQQVLARLMDANAAKGSPKSGTDVMIDAMVVSALESAAYAEELGLAHDKILISVKVSSAPELWQVYRQLAAECDYPLHLGLTEAGMGMKGIVSSSVALAPLLNEGIGDTIRVSLTPEPGASRKLEVEVAQQILQSLGIRQFSPQVTSCPGCGRTTSIFFQELAQKIQDYIRDTMPDWKEKYPGVEDMQVAVMGCIVNGPGESKHANIGISLPGTGEDPRAPVYQDGKLLTTLKGPRIAEEFQELLEAYVERRYGHQEVGA
- a CDS encoding ABC transporter ATP-binding protein codes for the protein MTAPSLIKTSQQPIHAPSGPPILKAENITVRFGGVVAVKDISLAVRPGEILGLIGPNGAGKTTLFNALTGFVRPTSGRVLYNGRDITALQPQARAKMGMARTFQVERPFEDLSVLENVLVAAFLKYRGSKAEDHAYAVLERVGLADRATQPASQLNLARRRRLELAKVLALEPRVLFLDESIAGLNPPGQQEMVALIRTLAQSGLAIVMVEHIMHVIMSLSDHVICMAFGELLAEGDPHAVAAHPDVIRAYLGDDSD
- a CDS encoding methylmalonyl-CoA mutase family protein, which encodes MKTKNEWMQSVYSPASQKFPERKYNFTNLSDMDPEPIYTADDQKDWDAERDLGYPGEFPYTRGVQPSVYRGKLWTMRMFAGFGSAEQTNERFHALLKAGQTGLSTAFDLPTLMGYDSDHHFSRGEVGKCGVAVSSLADMEILFGGIDPETVTTSMTINSPANAIWAMYIANAQKQGKDLNKIGGTIQNDILKEFIAQKEFIYPPAPSVKLVIDTFEWGPKVVPKWNFISVSGYHIREAGATGVQELAFTLADGFHYVEKALERGLDIDEFAPRISFFWDIHNDFFEEIAKLRAARRIWARQMRDRYGAKNPKSWMLRTHSQTAGVSLPAQQPLNNIARVAIQALAAVLGGTQSLHTDAFDEALALPTEEAATIALRTQQIIAYETGVAGVVDPLAGSYYVEKLTDDIESAAMGYIEQIRMMGGVEEGIDNGFFQLEMAEAAYRYQREVETKSRIIVGVNDFVQDAVQVPIQLIDPEVERVQEARLARVRRERDPVRVDAAIEDLRQSAVTGANSMPAFLECAHAYVTLGEQMDVLKTVYGEYVEPAVV
- a CDS encoding ABC transporter ATP-binding protein, whose translation is MTIIQPQPARIGYVPGERVLEADNLEVAYGQVQVVFGVSLHVDKGELVGLVGGNGSGKSTILRVLSGMLKARAGTATYRGQNLNAVPPHRITDMGVAHVPMGRQLFGQMTVEENLIMGAYLPRTKKNRAENLQKVYDFFPRLTEKRRSPAAALSGGEQQMVAIGRAIMSEPEVLLMDEPSLGLAPLVVSEVMRVIGSLRELGLTVLLVEQNVRQVLKVTDRTYVLELGNLVKEGPSKELMGDPEIIKAYLGV
- a CDS encoding MBL fold metallo-hydrolase, translated to MTPHATRPPMQHAQFGVINSYLVPEADGFTLIDAGVPGLERHVLAVMKRTSRTLRRVVTTHTHPDHIGSMDALKKAFPDLEILVGANDADGMAHHGVLAAPTRLLRGGDSVGSLRVMDTPGHSPGHLAFFDERDGTLYAGDTFVGIPSLRVASVVNAMFPLPSIGTEDLARTVRSARELLDIPAKFLALGHGRVIRDPMPAMRRAVELAEKNTPPHPLILRLAATISRRSGIPAELANVGRWPTK
- a CDS encoding DUF4259 domain-containing protein — translated: MDIWGTGPMENETGAAFADEVVQDGAFALAEAFDVALDPDTDFLAAEEGHRTLAAAEILAAVLDGETVNIVSARLRSWVQEADALDLAPLRDVARDAVERVLGPDSELPDQWADNADADEWLGSVQTLRARLE